A genomic window from Candidatus Methylacidiphilum fumarolicum includes:
- a CDS encoding DUF420 domain-containing protein, translated as MQVKDLPAINASLNALTFCFLLFGYISIKRGRQDLHKWMMLIAVGLSIAFLTCYLIYHYYHGATPFPRHDWSRPVYFSILTTHTILAIVNLPAIFFAVYYALTGQFRKHTRITKLLWPSWAYVSITGVLVYFMLYHWFTKT; from the coding sequence ATGCAAGTAAAAGATTTGCCTGCTATTAATGCCTCTTTAAATGCCCTGACTTTCTGTTTTCTTTTGTTTGGCTATATTAGCATTAAACGTGGCAGACAGGACTTGCACAAGTGGATGATGCTCATTGCTGTGGGGCTCTCTATTGCGTTTCTTACTTGTTATCTCATTTACCATTATTATCATGGAGCCACTCCATTTCCTAGGCACGATTGGTCCAGGCCTGTCTATTTTTCAATATTGACAACGCATACCATTCTTGCCATCGTCAATCTACCCGCTATTTTTTTTGCTGTTTACTATGCCCTCACAGGCCAATTTCGTAAGCATACCCGGATTACCAAATTGCTTTGGCCTAGCTGGGCTTATGTGTCAATCACTGGCGTTTTAGTCTATTTTATGCTCTACCATTGGTTCACGAAAACTTAG
- a CDS encoding SCO family protein, translating to MPKIRQIPPFSFVRSDGVTITANDLKGKIWVADLIYTHCPGPCSTETLRMSQLQSILGKIEGVRLVSISIDPEEDTGAVLRKYAEGYHADPSFWFFVTGKPQEIQEFVVKGLALGMGENPKDKVQAEGKFFHSTQFVLVDQDGFIRKYYDGLNQKTPKDISIDILLLLQESSKTNKGT from the coding sequence ATGCCTAAAATTAGGCAAATTCCCCCCTTTTCTTTTGTTCGATCCGATGGTGTCACGATCACTGCCAACGACTTAAAAGGGAAAATTTGGGTGGCTGATCTCATTTATACGCACTGTCCTGGTCCTTGTTCGACTGAAACACTTAGGATGTCCCAGTTGCAAAGTATCCTTGGAAAGATTGAAGGAGTAAGGCTAGTGTCCATTTCTATTGATCCAGAAGAAGATACTGGCGCCGTTTTAAGAAAATATGCTGAGGGATATCATGCAGACCCTTCTTTTTGGTTCTTTGTAACGGGTAAACCACAAGAGATTCAGGAATTTGTAGTCAAGGGGCTAGCGCTGGGAATGGGGGAGAATCCTAAAGATAAAGTGCAAGCGGAAGGAAAATTCTTTCACTCAACTCAATTTGTATTAGTAGATCAGGATGGATTTATTAGGAAATATTATGATGGACTCAATCAAAAAACACCAAAGGATATTTCCATAGATATTCTTCTTTTATTGCAAGAATCTTCAAAGACGAACAAAGGAACTTAA